One Mailhella massiliensis DNA segment encodes these proteins:
- the htpG gene encoding molecular chaperone HtpG yields MAETTHQFRAETCKLLNILTHSLYTNHEIFLRELLSNASDALEKVRFLQTTGGEVRDPDLPLEIRITVDKDNHVLTIADTGIGMTEEEMVENLGTIAHSGSEQFLRAREAEKAAAPAQDEEKKEEAPADGEEPIIEHDDTRPDDASQIIGRFGIGFYSVFMVAKKVEVTSVSARGDGTAHVWTSDGTGSFTLRALEGAEAEGLKRGTGVKIFLRDDAHEYEETYRLEGVIRKHSNFLPFPIELDGKRINTTAALWREPKFSITKEQYNEFYKFLTYDQKEPLDVIHFSVDAPVQFNCLLYIPGSAVDVFDERKDEWGPDLYVRRVLIDRHNKELLPNYFAFMKGVVDTEDLPLNISRETLQENVVLRKIAQTITRQLLTHFERMAKSDPEKYEAMWKLHGKYIKFGFDSFQYRDRVAPLLRYYSTAQEDKLTSLDDYISRMKPDQKEIWYVAASSMEAAKVNPHLGQFRRKGVEVLFLTDPVDEFALEAIMEYQKHPFKSVELAEAGALDAYPDVENAEPRPEPLSEEEKPELDALIAAVKSILGDQVKDVRAATKPIDGAACLVSPDGMSSSMEKLMRVMQKSDGIPQKILELNPDHALVRALMRICRSGENDETFKDMVNALFDGTLLLDGYMNEPFAMAERSMRLLRQAAGWYSDLRK; encoded by the coding sequence ATGGCGGAAACCACGCATCAGTTTCGCGCGGAAACGTGCAAGCTGCTCAACATTCTCACCCATTCTTTGTACACCAACCACGAAATCTTTCTTCGTGAGCTTCTTTCCAACGCGTCCGATGCGCTGGAGAAGGTGCGTTTCCTCCAGACCACGGGCGGCGAAGTGCGCGATCCTGACCTGCCGCTGGAAATCCGCATCACCGTGGACAAGGACAACCATGTTCTCACCATTGCCGATACCGGCATAGGCATGACGGAAGAGGAAATGGTGGAGAACCTCGGCACCATCGCCCATTCCGGTTCCGAACAGTTCCTGCGTGCCAGAGAGGCGGAAAAGGCCGCCGCGCCCGCCCAGGATGAGGAAAAGAAGGAAGAGGCTCCCGCCGACGGCGAGGAACCCATCATCGAACACGATGATACCCGGCCCGACGACGCCTCCCAGATCATCGGCCGCTTCGGCATCGGCTTCTATTCCGTGTTCATGGTGGCGAAGAAGGTGGAAGTGACCTCCGTTTCCGCCAGGGGCGACGGTACCGCCCATGTCTGGACTTCCGACGGAACGGGCAGCTTTACCCTGCGTGCGCTGGAAGGCGCGGAAGCCGAAGGCCTGAAGCGCGGCACCGGCGTGAAGATCTTCCTGCGCGATGATGCGCACGAATATGAGGAAACCTACCGTCTCGAAGGGGTGATCCGCAAGCATTCCAACTTCCTGCCCTTCCCCATCGAGCTGGACGGCAAGCGCATCAACACCACGGCCGCCCTGTGGAGGGAACCGAAGTTCTCCATTACGAAGGAACAGTACAACGAGTTCTACAAGTTCCTGACCTACGATCAGAAGGAACCTCTGGACGTCATCCATTTCTCCGTGGATGCCCCCGTACAGTTCAACTGCCTGCTGTACATTCCCGGTTCGGCGGTGGACGTGTTCGATGAACGCAAGGACGAATGGGGCCCCGACCTCTATGTGCGCCGCGTGCTCATCGACCGCCACAACAAGGAACTTCTGCCCAACTACTTCGCCTTCATGAAGGGCGTGGTGGATACCGAAGACCTGCCCCTCAACATTTCCCGCGAAACGCTGCAGGAAAACGTGGTGCTGCGCAAGATCGCCCAGACCATCACCCGTCAGCTTCTCACCCACTTCGAGCGCATGGCGAAGAGCGATCCTGAAAAGTACGAGGCCATGTGGAAGCTGCACGGCAAGTACATCAAGTTCGGCTTCGACAGCTTCCAGTACCGCGACCGCGTCGCGCCGCTTCTGCGCTACTACTCCACCGCGCAGGAAGACAAGCTCACCAGCCTCGACGACTACATTTCCCGTATGAAGCCCGACCAGAAGGAAATCTGGTATGTGGCCGCCTCCTCCATGGAAGCGGCGAAGGTGAACCCGCATCTCGGCCAGTTCCGCCGCAAGGGCGTGGAAGTGCTCTTCCTCACCGATCCCGTGGACGAGTTCGCGCTGGAAGCCATCATGGAATATCAGAAGCACCCCTTCAAGTCCGTGGAACTTGCCGAAGCGGGCGCGCTGGATGCCTACCCCGACGTGGAGAACGCGGAACCGAGGCCCGAACCCCTTTCCGAAGAGGAAAAGCCGGAACTCGACGCCCTCATCGCTGCGGTGAAGTCCATTCTGGGCGATCAGGTGAAGGACGTGCGAGCGGCCACCAAGCCCATCGACGGTGCGGCCTGCCTCGTTTCGCCCGACGGCATGAGCTCCTCCATGGAAAAACTCATGCGCGTCATGCAGAAGAGCGACGGCATTCCGCAGAAGATTCTTGAGCTCAACCCCGACCATGCGCTGGTGCGCGCCCTCATGCGCATCTGCAGGAGCGGCGAGAACGACGAGACCTTCAAGGATATGGTGAACGCGCTCTTCGACGGCACGCTGCTGCTCGACGGATATATGAACGAACCTTTCGCCATGGCGGAACGCAGCATGCGTCTGCTCCGTCAGGCCGCCGGCTGGTATTCCGATCTGCGCAAGTAA
- a CDS encoding DUF4851 domain-containing protein, with translation MKHMLAVLAFLAVAMPSGAFAQWSVLRGAGDLASFESTARPTVAVKPSPDFVTVAQGKMTVALSMDRSRTDTEAGMVWYCLSAGKNAQLAVALADAGSRYWAPGIAATNLEFLPVLYSCGSDRPGSVTQRVFIRPVHLDPWMKAFAGHDAGWRADTLVSQYVWILNNGGEKLVVEYREPLATEKCPIVEDAFLRAFVQRADTAFSARFGKNGDIAASSLTPYEWNRNDVSPRLLGAVLGTTMERPF, from the coding sequence ATGAAACACATGCTTGCTGTGCTGGCTTTTCTGGCTGTGGCCATGCCTTCCGGGGCGTTTGCGCAGTGGTCGGTGCTGCGGGGGGCCGGGGATCTTGCGTCGTTCGAGTCCACGGCAAGGCCCACGGTGGCGGTCAAGCCCTCGCCCGACTTTGTCACGGTGGCGCAGGGGAAGATGACGGTGGCCCTTTCCATGGACCGTTCCCGGACCGATACCGAGGCGGGCATGGTCTGGTACTGCCTGAGTGCGGGAAAGAACGCCCAGCTCGCCGTGGCGCTGGCCGACGCCGGTTCCCGCTACTGGGCGCCCGGCATTGCGGCGACCAATCTGGAATTTCTGCCCGTACTGTACAGTTGCGGTTCGGACAGACCCGGCAGCGTGACGCAGCGCGTCTTCATCCGTCCCGTGCATCTTGATCCGTGGATGAAGGCCTTTGCCGGGCACGATGCGGGCTGGAGAGCCGATACGCTGGTAAGCCAGTATGTATGGATTCTGAACAACGGCGGCGAAAAGCTGGTGGTGGAGTACCGGGAACCTCTGGCTACGGAAAAGTGCCCCATCGTGGAGGATGCCTTCCTGCGTGCGTTCGTACAGAGAGCCGATACCGCGTTTTCCGCCAGATTCGGGAAGAACGGCGACATTGCGGCATCGTCGCTCACTCCTTACGAATGGAACAGAAACGACGTGTCGCCCCGACTTCTCGGGGCGGTGCTCGGCACCACCATGGAAAGGCCGTTTTAA
- a CDS encoding Tim44 domain-containing protein, whose amino-acid sequence MKKWKALALCAACLATLTLAAPDFADAARLGKGRSFGSSSIMSRPATPPSGAFQGGSSSVNRQAPLASSRADGGAATMTRNNTGLFGGLFGGLLAGTMLGSLLGGHGMAGGMVGGLMNLILLGLLVYFGVRLFRRFRGAQENSRNEREVPRSMNYQDTPADSQPYAQSGGAWDGLRSEPQAQAAQASQPAADIPADFDQDEFLRGAKAAYTRLQSSWDRRDLDDIANFATEDVMQELREQAREDPNPGKTEILLVNASILEVRDEGDLRRVAVYFDVLMREDQRAARPEQVREVWHFVCSRKEGDSWKLDGIQQLS is encoded by the coding sequence ATGAAAAAATGGAAAGCCCTTGCCCTCTGCGCCGCCTGCCTCGCTACGCTGACCCTCGCCGCGCCTGATTTCGCGGATGCCGCCCGCCTCGGCAAAGGGCGCAGTTTCGGCAGTTCCTCCATCATGAGCCGTCCGGCCACGCCTCCGTCCGGGGCGTTTCAGGGAGGTTCTTCTTCGGTCAATCGTCAGGCTCCCCTTGCCTCCAGCCGCGCCGACGGCGGCGCAGCAACCATGACCCGTAACAATACGGGCCTGTTCGGCGGTCTGTTCGGCGGTCTTCTTGCCGGTACCATGCTGGGTTCTCTGCTTGGCGGCCACGGTATGGCAGGCGGCATGGTGGGCGGCCTCATGAATCTTATTCTTCTCGGCCTTCTCGTGTACTTCGGCGTGCGTCTGTTCCGCCGTTTCCGCGGCGCGCAGGAGAATTCCCGCAACGAGCGTGAAGTGCCCCGCAGCATGAACTATCAGGATACTCCGGCAGACTCCCAGCCCTACGCCCAGAGCGGCGGCGCATGGGACGGTCTGCGTTCCGAACCGCAGGCCCAGGCGGCTCAGGCCTCCCAGCCTGCTGCCGACATTCCCGCCGATTTCGATCAGGATGAATTCCTGCGCGGCGCCAAGGCCGCCTATACCCGCCTGCAGAGCTCGTGGGACCGCCGCGACCTCGACGACATCGCCAATTTCGCCACGGAAGACGTGATGCAGGAGTTGCGCGAACAGGCCAGGGAAGACCCGAACCCCGGCAAGACGGAAATCCTGCTGGTGAACGCCTCCATTCTCGAAGTGCGCGATGAGGGCGATCTGCGCCGTGTGGCCGTGTATTTCGACGTGCTCATGCGCGAAGATCAGCGTGCCGCCCGTCCCGAACAGGTGCGCGAAGTCTGGCACTTCGTCTGCTCTCGCAAGGAAGGCGACAGCTGGAAGCTCGACGGCATACAGCAGCTTTCCTGA
- a CDS encoding sulfite exporter TauE/SafE family protein codes for MDFVWTCFMVALGWFFGGIVGGATGIGTIMIAMPLVTVVLSPSDAVLVSCLAGMFGTVHLAYSYRKACSWKDIRDLVIGAVPGCVLGALTLRIASMQALQLMVCAMLACFILMQCFHRFATYRLPDSTIIGLIGGLVSGFVSGSVAMVGAPLGIYVLMKHWSPDRARGNMSVFYVFTGVLSVASQAVAGLYTVTLFQVSIAAFAGCLVGQILGVRIGRHINQKVFQRIVLIFLAIAAVILFIRAME; via the coding sequence ATGGATTTTGTCTGGACCTGTTTCATGGTTGCTCTGGGCTGGTTCTTCGGCGGCATCGTCGGAGGGGCCACCGGCATAGGAACCATCATGATCGCCATGCCGCTCGTGACGGTGGTGCTTTCGCCCAGCGATGCCGTGCTGGTTTCCTGCCTGGCAGGTATGTTCGGTACCGTGCATCTGGCCTATTCCTATCGTAAGGCATGCAGCTGGAAGGATATCCGCGATCTGGTCATCGGGGCCGTGCCCGGCTGCGTGCTCGGCGCGCTGACTCTGCGCATCGCCTCCATGCAGGCTCTTCAGCTCATGGTCTGCGCCATGCTTGCCTGCTTCATTCTCATGCAGTGCTTTCACCGCTTTGCCACCTACCGCCTGCCCGATTCCACGATCATCGGGCTCATCGGCGGCCTTGTCAGCGGCTTCGTCAGCGGTTCCGTGGCCATGGTGGGCGCGCCGCTCGGCATCTATGTGCTTATGAAGCACTGGTCACCCGACCGTGCGCGCGGCAACATGAGCGTGTTCTATGTGTTTACCGGCGTGCTTTCCGTGGCCTCTCAGGCGGTGGCCGGGCTGTATACGGTCACGCTCTTTCAGGTGTCGATTGCCGCTTTTGCAGGCTGCCTTGTGGGGCAGATCTTGGGCGTTCGCATAGGCAGGCACATCAATCAGAAGGTGTTTCAGCGCATCGTGCTGATCTTCCTTGCCATTGCGGCCGTCATTCTCTTCATCCGCGCCATGGAGTAG
- a CDS encoding (Fe-S)-binding protein, translated as MKTSQELTFNDLSTEEGILTTVDVNTLRPMPVDYQTYPWKVITDAQKQQFCCLLDDINVLLIPVPQTKAEEEELVNRFLDGVRKLFTPENNWTCLAMLDTTMDYCAQCNSCSAACHLYEMSGEHEMYRPNFRSELFRRIYKQYVKKEPLAKWRYGDIDLNWKTVVRLAELSYRCNLCRRCAQVCPIGVDNGLIARELRKLFSQEFGWNPRELHEKGTKLQLDVGSSTGMNPDVVKETVEFIDEDYVETTEYEFKTPWDVPNADILLIHNAGEMLAWPDNIAAFSLIFEAAGLSWTLSSEIAGYDSVNYGVFYDDVQAARVAIKHAEAAKKLGVKKIVLGECGHAHKALTVIADRILPPDLNIPRESCFPVLRDIVLGGRLKLDPSRNNFPVTLHDPCNLVRLMGVVKPQRDVLHAICPQFREMTPHGVENYCCGGGSGFAIMTRNNINEWRMNITGRKKMEQICGAFKDCLGPEVKKYICAPCSNCKGQIRELLEQNNLLEKNGMQYGGLVELIVNAMTDVKPGFIKWEEE; from the coding sequence ATGAAAACTTCGCAGGAACTTACCTTCAATGACCTCTCGACGGAAGAAGGGATCCTCACCACGGTCGACGTGAACACCCTTCGTCCCATGCCCGTCGATTACCAGACCTACCCCTGGAAGGTCATTACCGACGCTCAGAAGCAGCAGTTCTGCTGCCTGCTCGACGACATCAACGTCCTTCTCATTCCCGTGCCGCAGACCAAGGCCGAAGAGGAAGAACTGGTCAACCGCTTCCTCGACGGCGTGCGCAAGCTCTTCACGCCCGAGAACAACTGGACCTGCCTCGCCATGCTGGACACCACCATGGACTACTGCGCCCAGTGCAACTCCTGCTCCGCGGCCTGCCACCTGTACGAAATGTCCGGCGAACATGAAATGTATCGTCCGAACTTCCGTTCCGAGCTGTTCCGCCGCATCTACAAGCAGTATGTGAAGAAGGAACCTCTGGCCAAGTGGCGCTACGGCGACATCGACCTGAACTGGAAGACCGTGGTCCGTCTTGCCGAACTTTCCTACCGCTGCAACCTGTGCCGCCGCTGCGCCCAGGTCTGCCCCATCGGCGTGGACAACGGCCTCATCGCCCGCGAACTGCGCAAGCTCTTCAGCCAGGAATTCGGCTGGAACCCCCGCGAACTGCATGAAAAGGGCACCAAGCTCCAGCTCGACGTCGGTTCCTCCACCGGCATGAATCCCGACGTGGTGAAGGAAACCGTGGAATTCATCGATGAAGACTACGTGGAAACCACCGAGTACGAATTCAAGACGCCCTGGGACGTGCCCAACGCCGACATTCTGCTCATCCACAACGCCGGTGAAATGCTGGCCTGGCCCGACAACATCGCGGCCTTCTCCCTCATCTTCGAAGCTGCCGGCCTCTCCTGGACCCTCAGCTCCGAAATCGCGGGTTACGACTCCGTGAACTACGGCGTGTTCTACGACGACGTGCAGGCCGCCCGTGTGGCCATCAAGCACGCCGAAGCCGCCAAGAAGCTCGGCGTCAAGAAGATCGTGCTCGGCGAATGCGGCCACGCCCACAAGGCCCTCACCGTCATTGCCGACCGCATCCTGCCCCCCGACCTGAACATCCCGCGCGAAAGCTGCTTCCCCGTGCTGCGCGACATCGTGCTCGGCGGCCGCCTGAAGCTCGATCCCAGCCGCAACAACTTCCCCGTGACCCTGCACGACCCCTGCAACCTCGTGCGCCTCATGGGCGTTGTGAAGCCCCAGCGCGACGTTCTGCACGCCATCTGCCCGCAGTTCCGTGAAATGACGCCTCACGGCGTGGAAAACTACTGCTGCGGCGGCGGTTCCGGTTTCGCCATCATGACGCGTAACAACATCAACGAATGGCGTATGAACATCACCGGCCGCAAGAAGATGGAACAGATCTGCGGAGCCTTCAAGGACTGCCTCGGTCCTGAAGTCAAGAAGTACATCTGCGCTCCCTGCTCCAACTGCAAGGGCCAGATCCGCGAACTGCTCGAACAGAACAACCTGCTTGAGAAGAACGGTATGCAGTACGGCGGCCTTGTCGAACTCATCGTCAATGCCATGACCGATGTGAAGCCCGGCTTCATCAAGTGGGAAGAAGAATAA
- a CDS encoding respiratory nitrate reductase subunit gamma → MSIFFYCLAYVAVIAFVAVALMKIIGYLKKPQHLRWELYPVAHEDPEKVEYGGSYLENTEWWKDKHRSCMVGALKGFLIEALFLKAVWEHNRTLWVRTYPFHIGLYLLMGAMGMTVLAAIGMLAGAEGFVTFCTAVTVICDVLGFAGLLFGSVGLIQRRICDKGLRKYTTNEHFFNLGLFGVYGLFGLMLCLWHGVYDFALMGNSFIYGMMTFTAMELTPLYVLYLLVGFFMFFWVPYSFLGHFFMKYFTWHDIRWGDAPTINNPKLQKQLANNLNLPVSWRGPHVQGDGKKTWAEVATSNPDEK, encoded by the coding sequence ATGAGCATCTTTTTCTACTGTTTGGCCTATGTGGCCGTTATTGCCTTTGTGGCCGTCGCTCTGATGAAGATCATCGGCTACCTCAAGAAACCTCAGCATCTGCGCTGGGAACTGTATCCCGTGGCGCATGAAGACCCTGAAAAGGTCGAATACGGCGGCAGCTATCTGGAAAACACCGAATGGTGGAAGGACAAGCACCGCAGCTGCATGGTGGGCGCCCTCAAGGGCTTCCTCATCGAAGCTCTCTTCCTCAAGGCCGTGTGGGAACACAACCGCACGCTCTGGGTGCGCACCTATCCCTTCCACATCGGTCTGTACCTGCTCATGGGCGCCATGGGCATGACCGTGCTCGCCGCCATCGGCATGCTTGCCGGGGCTGAAGGCTTCGTGACCTTCTGCACCGCCGTCACCGTGATCTGCGACGTGCTCGGCTTCGCCGGTCTGCTCTTCGGTTCCGTCGGCCTCATCCAGCGCCGCATCTGCGACAAGGGCCTTCGCAAGTACACCACCAACGAACACTTCTTCAACCTCGGTCTGTTCGGCGTGTACGGCCTGTTCGGCCTCATGCTCTGCCTGTGGCACGGCGTGTACGACTTCGCCCTCATGGGCAACAGCTTCATCTACGGCATGATGACCTTCACCGCCATGGAGCTGACTCCTCTGTACGTGCTGTACCTTCTGGTCGGCTTCTTCATGTTCTTCTGGGTTCCCTACAGCTTCCTGGGTCACTTCTTCATGAAGTATTTCACCTGGCACGACATCCGCTGGGGCGACGCTCCCACCATCAACAACCCCAAGCTTCAGAAGCAGCTGGCCAACAACCTGAACCTCCCCGTGAGCTGGCGTGGCCCTCACGTTCAGGGTGACGGCAAGAAGACCTGGGCAGAGGTCGCCACCTCCAACCCCGACGAGAAGTAG
- the cobA gene encoding uroporphyrinogen-III C-methyltransferase, with protein sequence MYVYLIGAGPGDPGLLTCKGRQALSEADVVVYDYLASDELLALARPDAEFIYVGKIAGNHAMKQGDINRLLIAKAKEGKVVARLKGGDPYIFGRGGEEAEELVDAGVPFEEVPGISSSIAGPAYAGIPLTHRAWSSSVTIITGHEDPTKPGSVHNWDALARSASTLVFLMGMKNLPDIAAKLIASGMDKDTPAALVHWGTTSRQRSLASTLADLPDAAVREGFTNPSIIVVGDVVRLKDKLDWFEKKPLFGRTVVVTRAREQASESAALFARKGAHVIQFPTITISPLRDYGELDEAVANLSRYGWLVFTSVNGVRFFRERLHALKLDARALHGVKVAAIGPATAKAVEAMGVYADLVPSSYVAEGVAEAMLKLGMKGQRVLLPRAREAREVLPEALRAAGAEVDVITAYENVPSEENREEVMKALEEGRLDCVTFGSSSTVRNFLASIPMETLQKHPEVRFAAIGPVTAKTMHEMGMNVDIQPEQFTIPALVDAVCAAFARQGAAV encoded by the coding sequence ATGTACGTTTATCTCATAGGCGCAGGCCCCGGCGACCCCGGCCTGCTCACCTGCAAAGGCAGGCAGGCGCTTTCCGAAGCGGACGTGGTCGTGTACGATTATCTGGCGAGCGACGAGCTGCTCGCTCTGGCCCGGCCCGACGCCGAATTCATCTATGTTGGCAAGATCGCCGGCAATCATGCCATGAAGCAGGGCGACATCAACAGGCTTCTCATCGCCAAGGCGAAGGAAGGCAAGGTGGTGGCGCGTCTCAAGGGCGGCGATCCCTATATCTTCGGGCGCGGCGGAGAAGAAGCCGAGGAACTCGTGGACGCGGGCGTACCCTTCGAGGAAGTGCCCGGCATTTCCAGTTCCATAGCGGGCCCCGCCTATGCGGGCATTCCGCTCACGCACCGTGCGTGGTCCTCCTCCGTCACCATCATCACCGGCCATGAAGACCCGACCAAGCCCGGTTCCGTGCACAACTGGGACGCCCTGGCGCGCAGCGCCTCCACGCTGGTCTTTCTCATGGGCATGAAGAACCTGCCGGACATCGCGGCAAAACTCATCGCCTCCGGCATGGACAAAGACACTCCCGCCGCTCTGGTGCACTGGGGCACCACCAGCCGCCAGAGATCTCTCGCCTCCACGCTGGCCGATCTTCCCGACGCGGCCGTGCGCGAGGGCTTCACCAACCCCTCCATCATCGTGGTGGGCGACGTGGTGCGCCTCAAGGACAAGCTCGACTGGTTCGAGAAAAAGCCCCTGTTCGGCCGCACGGTCGTGGTCACCCGCGCCCGCGAACAGGCCAGCGAAAGCGCGGCCCTCTTCGCCCGCAAGGGCGCGCACGTCATACAGTTCCCCACCATTACCATCAGCCCGCTCAGGGACTACGGCGAACTCGACGAGGCCGTGGCCAACCTTTCCCGCTACGGCTGGCTGGTGTTCACCTCGGTCAACGGCGTGCGCTTCTTCCGCGAACGTCTGCACGCCCTGAAACTCGACGCCAGAGCGCTTCACGGCGTGAAGGTGGCCGCCATAGGCCCGGCCACGGCAAAGGCCGTGGAAGCCATGGGCGTGTACGCCGACCTCGTGCCCTCCTCCTATGTGGCGGAAGGCGTGGCCGAGGCCATGCTCAAGCTCGGCATGAAGGGACAGAGAGTGCTGCTTCCCCGGGCCAGGGAAGCCCGGGAGGTTCTCCCCGAAGCCCTGCGTGCCGCAGGAGCGGAGGTGGACGTCATCACCGCCTATGAGAACGTGCCCTCCGAGGAAAACCGCGAAGAGGTGATGAAGGCTCTGGAAGAAGGCAGACTCGACTGCGTCACCTTCGGCTCCTCCTCCACGGTGCGGAACTTCCTTGCCTCCATCCCCATGGAAACGCTGCAGAAACACCCCGAAGTACGCTTTGCGGCCATCGGCCCCGTTACGGCGAAGACCATGCATGAGATGGGCATGAACGTCGACATTCAGCCGGAACAGTTCACCATTCCCGCGCTGGTGGACGCCGTGTGCGCCGCCTTCGCCCGCCAAGGAGCCGCGGTATGA
- the purN gene encoding phosphoribosylglycinamide formyltransferase, with translation MTLKLGILASGSGTNAQAIIDAAEAGRLDADIRIIISNRPGAKVLERAEKHGIARLCLDHKTFPDRESYDRRVVEELLAAGVDTVALAGYMRLVTSAFLDAFPNRVLNVHPAVLPAFPGTHGARDAWEYGAKFSGCTVHVVDPVMDGGPIIIQATLPVRQEENDEELLNRIHVFEHRIYVQALEWLAEGRLHLEGRRMLLEPASRPLAPQPELALVWPPLEEGF, from the coding sequence ATGACCCTGAAACTCGGTATTCTCGCTTCGGGCAGCGGCACCAACGCGCAGGCCATCATCGACGCGGCCGAAGCCGGCCGCCTTGATGCGGACATACGCATCATCATTTCCAATCGCCCCGGCGCAAAGGTTCTGGAGCGCGCGGAAAAGCACGGCATCGCCCGGCTGTGCCTCGACCATAAAACCTTCCCCGACCGCGAAAGCTACGACAGGCGCGTGGTGGAGGAACTTCTTGCCGCAGGCGTGGACACCGTGGCCCTTGCCGGGTACATGCGCCTCGTCACGTCCGCCTTTCTCGACGCCTTCCCGAACCGTGTTCTGAACGTGCACCCCGCCGTGCTGCCCGCCTTTCCCGGCACGCACGGCGCGCGCGACGCATGGGAATACGGGGCGAAGTTCAGCGGCTGCACCGTGCATGTGGTCGACCCCGTCATGGACGGCGGCCCCATCATCATACAAGCCACGCTTCCCGTAAGGCAGGAGGAAAACGACGAGGAGCTGCTCAACCGCATCCACGTCTTCGAGCACCGCATCTATGTGCAGGCTCTTGAGTGGCTCGCCGAGGGCCGCCTGCATCTGGAAGGCCGCCGTATGCTGCTTGAACCGGCCTCGAGGCCCCTTGCCCCGCAGCCCGAACTTGCGCTCGTGTGGCCGCCCCTGGAAGAGGGCTTTTAA
- a CDS encoding nucleoside recognition domain-containing protein, whose amino-acid sequence MKNIVDCWRDGHKVALGIFRFLIPIVVIVKILEESGLIPYLSIPLGPVMDLVGLPAEMSLAWISCILVSMYSGLMVLISLSPQLPDLSVAQMTVFGVMVLIAHSLILEVRIAGQCGASMSFQLALRLFSGILAAFLLHLFLDGAGLLQQKADILLAAEPTADLGAWLMQQIITLMEMYAIICAVMLLQKVLDTLRISEFLGRLLGPALRLLGVSSKAVSIILIGFTMGLLYGSGILIKSAQEGSLSRRDVLCSVSLLGLSHSLIEDTILLALVGGSLWGLLGFRLLFTLVMGAFINAFYPALERFAASRP is encoded by the coding sequence TTGAAAAACATCGTCGACTGCTGGCGCGACGGGCACAAGGTGGCTCTCGGCATTTTCCGCTTTCTCATCCCCATCGTCGTCATCGTGAAGATTCTGGAGGAAAGCGGACTCATTCCGTACCTGTCCATACCTCTCGGCCCCGTCATGGATCTGGTGGGACTTCCTGCGGAAATGAGCCTTGCGTGGATATCGTGCATTCTCGTCAGCATGTATTCCGGCCTCATGGTGCTCATTTCGCTCTCGCCGCAACTGCCGGATCTTTCCGTGGCGCAGATGACGGTGTTCGGCGTGATGGTGCTCATCGCCCACAGCCTCATCCTCGAGGTGCGCATCGCCGGGCAGTGCGGCGCATCCATGTCCTTCCAACTGGCGCTGCGCCTTTTCTCCGGCATTCTCGCCGCCTTTCTGCTCCACCTTTTTCTCGACGGCGCAGGACTTCTTCAGCAGAAGGCCGACATTCTTCTCGCCGCCGAACCCACGGCAGACCTCGGGGCATGGCTGATGCAGCAGATCATCACGCTCATGGAGATGTATGCCATCATCTGCGCCGTCATGCTTCTGCAGAAGGTGCTGGATACGCTGCGCATTTCCGAATTTCTGGGCAGACTGCTCGGCCCCGCGCTGCGCCTTCTCGGCGTATCCTCAAAAGCCGTTTCCATCATTCTCATCGGCTTCACCATGGGCCTGCTCTACGGCAGCGGCATACTCATCAAAAGCGCGCAGGAAGGTTCCCTTTCCCGCCGCGACGTGCTCTGCTCCGTTTCCCTGCTGGGCCTTTCCCATTCCCTCATCGAAGACACCATACTTCTCGCCCTGGTCGGTGGAAGTCTGTGGGGTCTTCTGGGCTTCCGGCTCCTGTTCACGCTGGTCATGGGAGCCTTCATCAACGCCTTCTACCCCGCTCTGGAACGCTTCGCCGCGTCCAGACCATGA